The Tessaracoccus flavus genome includes the window GGGAGTGTTGACCCAGTCCCGCGCCTGACACACGGCAGCGGCAGTGTGCTGGGCGGTGGTCAGCGCGGTGCGCTGCTCGGTGCCGGTCAGCGGCGTGATGAAGGAGATGCTGGCCACGGGCGAGGGCTTGGCGGTGCCCGTGATCGGCTGGAAGGAGTAGGCGCCGAGAACTGCTCCCTCAGCGGCCGCCTGGATGAGTTCCGGATCGCTCAGCTCCAGCGAGACGGCCACCTCGAGGCCCTGGGCATCCTCCAGCCCGGCGATGCAGCGCAACGCGTTGCCGAGTGCCCCGCGCAAGCCGTGAGGTGTGACGTCGGCGTCCCCCAGCCCGACGACGAAAACACGCGTGGACCCGAGCGGAGGGAGTTGAGTCACCTCCTCCAGGGCGGTCTTGGCGCCCATGGCGGAGGCGAGCTCAGCGAGGCTGCGGCCGTATGCCTTCTGGTAGCTCTTGCCCAGTTCGGGGGAGAGGCCGACGAGGGCCCGATCCCCCTGGTGGATGGTCGCCAGGCCCAGCAGTAGCACGTCGGCCGACCTGGGCAGCGACTTGGTCAGGTTCAAGGTTGGGTCAGTTCGCGTCACGGCTCCACCCTAGTGCTTTGGTACCTTGTCCAGCATGCTCAAACGGCTCGGCCTCATCGCCTTCATCGTCGCCGGTCTGGTCGTCGCCGTGTGGGGGGCCATGTCCTGGATCTCGCCGTCGACCTCGTGCCGCGGCGTGGAGATGGGCCCGGGGGACACCTGCGAGTACTCGAGCCTCACCAACGAGAAGACCGGTGAGGTGCAGCGCTACGAGGACAGGATCGCGATCGCGCGCCAGCAGTCCCCGTTCGCCGTGGCAGCCGGGCTCGGGATGCTGGCGTTTGGCGCGGTCGTGGCGCGTTCCGAGTTCAGGGCAGCAGTGACATCGGTCCGTAGACCAGACGGTCCTCCTCGTACAGACTGACCTCTGCGACGCCGTGGGTGAGCAGCTCGCCGAAGAAGAGCGCCAGCCACTCCTCGGCCGCGGTCTGATCCTCGAACGACTTCTTCAGCCCTGCCGCCTCCAGCTCGTCGGCTGAGTAGGCGCCGCTGACCGGCTCCCAGCGGTAGCTCATCAGATCGGGTCCCCGCGCTTGATCCTCGGCCCCGGCTGGCGGAACCTGCGCAGCATGATGGACCGGTTCATCATGTACATGAGCAGCCCCTTCGTCGAGGCGCCGGGGTGACGCTCCGCGAGGAGTTTCTTGAAGCCGCGCCACATGATCGCCACGTTGATGATCGCCATGATCATGAGCGGCCAGAGCGCCAGCGTCACGTAGTAGGAGATCTGCGGCGCTGCCTGGATCGAGATCATCGACAGGGCCATGAGCAGAATCATGAGCGGGAGCATGAACTCGGCGACCGTCCACCGGGTGTCGACGTAGTCGCGTAGGAGTTGGCGCTCGGGGGACTGCTCGATCCGCGACCAGGAGTCCATCCGTGCGGCGGACCTGGCCCGGGCGTCGGCTCGGCGCTGCTCCTTGGGCGACAGCGTCGGGTGCAGGCGCTCCATGCGCGCTGCCTCCGCGGCCTTGCGCGACGGGGTGGCACCCTGCTTCTTCCGGATACCCGCGCGGGTGCCCGGATTCTCTGCCTCGGGCGCCGCTGCGGGGGCCGTAGGTGCCGTCTTGGCGGCGGCCTTCGCGGCGGCCTTCTCGCCCTTCGGCGTCAACGACTGGATGCGGTCGGTCTTTGCGCTCTCATTGCGCTCGTACGGGCGGAAGAGTGCCACTGTTGCCCCGGTTCTGCTCTGTGTGGTGAGTACGGCCGCCCATGTTACCTGCCGCCGCGTCGCCTCTGAACGGCGGTCGCCCGCTCTGAAAGGGTCAGTTTGGTGACACGCGCGTCCATAGTGGTCGTACATGTCCCTGAATTGCACCTTTCGGGACGTGCAGCCTCCCTCACCACGGTGCCGGAACGGCTGGGCCTGAGTAGCGGCCGCGAGCACGAGCGGCCGTGTATCGAAACCACCGCCAACCCTGGTCGAGGACCGACGGGAACCCCCCAGCGTCTGTCAGGGCGGACGCAACGCCAACCGACGACGGGCAACGCCAACAGGAAGGGCCAAACGCCAACCGAAATGCGGTGTTGCCCGCCAGACTCAGCGATGCCCGCGATATCTCACGGGCGTCGCTGAGCATCGGCGGCGTTGGCCTCTCCCGGTTGGCGTTTCCGGCTTTCCGTTGGCGTCTCCCTCTCTGGGTTGGCGCTGTGGGGGCCAAGACCCCGGCGGCAAGCTCAGGGCGGATTTCAGGGTCTCGCAGAACCCCGGGGGTCGACAGCCGCGCTAACGTAGTGTTCGCACACTCCCGTCTGGAAGGACACCCCGTGGCCAGCATTTTTGAACGCATCGCCTTGGTCTTCAAGTCGAAGGCGAACAAGACCCTCGACAAGTACGAGGATCCTCGCGAGACCCTCGACTACTCGTACCAGAAGCAGCTCGAGCTGCTCCAGAACGTGCGCCGCGGTGTGGCCGACGTCGCCACGAGCCGCAAGCGGGTGGAGCTGCAGGCCTCCAAGCTGAACTCCGAGGTCGAGCGTCTCCAGTCGGCCGCGCAGCGGGCGCTCGAATCGAACCGGGAAGACCTGGCCCGTGAGGCCCTCACCCGCAAGGCCGGGCTGCAGACGCAGCTGGACGACCTCCAGACCCAGCATGCGCAGCTCCAGGGTGAAGAGGAGAAGCTCGTTCGAGCCAGTTCCCGACTCCAGGCGAAGGTCGACGCCTTCCGCACCCGCAAGGAGACGATCAAGGCCACGTACTCCGCTGCCGAGGCCCAGACCCGCATCAACGAGGCCTTCACCGGTATCTCGGAGGAGATGAGCGACGTCGGCCTTGCGATCCAGCGGGCCGAGGACAAGACGCTGCAGCTGCAGGCCCGCGCGTCCGCCGTCGACGAGCTTCTGGCTTCCGGCGCGCTCGAGGACCCCACCGGCACCGTCAAGGACGACATCACCCGCGAGCTCGACATGCTGGCGGCGGACTCCACCGTCGAGAGCGAACTGGCCGCCATGAAGGCGCAGCTCACCGGCGGACCCGCGGCCCGTCCGGAGATCGAGTCCGCACCCGCCGCCCAAGAGTCCGGCGACACGCAGGGGCGCCAGGCATGATCGTGCGCATCATGGGCCAGGGCCAGTGGGTCCTGGAGCCCGAGCACCTGCTCGAACTGAACGAACTCGACCGTGCTCTAGAGGAGCGCGTCGAGGCCGGCGACCAGGAAGGGATGATCGCCGCTCTCGAGAGGCTGGGTGAGGGTGTGCGCCGCCTCGGCGTCGAAGTGCCGGAGGACGTGCTGGCCGAATCCGACCTGGTGCTTCCCGACGTCGACGTCTCGGTCGAGGAGGTCCGGGCCCTGCTGCAGTCGACAAGCGAGTACTACGGGCTGATCCCCGACGCTGACGACGAACTGTACGAGGGCGACCCGGAGTCGACCGACCTTTGAGAGTAGTCATCACAGCCGACGCCGTCGCTGGGCTCAGCCCCGCGGCGGCGTCCGCGTTGATCGCCCGTGCCTTCTCCGATCGCGGCGCTCAGGTGGCCGTCGTCCCGCTGGGGGTGAGTGGGGAGCCGCTGCGTGAGGCGCTCGAAGCCCTGGCACCCCGCACCGACGTCGTGCGCCCCGACGATGCGGCCGCACTGCGGCAGGTGCTCCAGAGCGACCGATCTCCGCTAGTCGACCTCACCGGCACCGCGGCCCCCGAGCTTCAGGGGCTCGCGGCGGCGCTGGGGACCGACCCCGGCGTCGCTCTGGAAGACGCGCGCGAGCGCTGGTCCGACCGCGACCTCGTGGCGCTGGTGCCGGAGGAGGAGGTGGCGCTGCCGTTGGTCGGCCTCAACGGGCTGGCGGCGACGCAGGGGAGGCGTGCCGGCGACGACCTTTCGACCGTCCTTGCCCGCGACGCTGAGGCCGAGCGTTGGGCGTCGTCGCTGGGTCTCGATCCCACGCTCCCCGGGGCTGGCGCGGCGGGCGGGCTCGGGCTGATCGTGCAGGCGCTCGGTGGACGGATGACCGATCCGTTGACCTACCTCGCGGACGTGGCCGGCCTCGCGGACACCATGGGCGCCGCCGACCTTGTCGTCACGGCCGCGGAGTCGCTCGACTTCCACGCCGTCGGAGGGCCGATCGTCAAGCGCGCGGTGGCGATGGCCGGAGCGGCGCTGCGCCCCGCGATCGCGATCGTCGGCCGCAACTTCGTCTCCGCACGGGAGTTGAGGCTGGCGGGATTCGAGGAGGCCTATCCTCTGGGTGCTGCGGGGGAGGAGCCCACCCCCGAGAGGCTGTCGGAGGTGGCGATGCGAGTGGCCACCACGTGGTCGTGGTGAACTCTTTGCCTCGGCGGCGTAGACTCGACCCTCAGAACCGCAATTTCTACGAACGACTTGGAGCCAAGCGTGACCGATACCCAGACCACCCAGAGCGGCGTCGTCCTGACCGACGTCGCAGTGCAGAAGGTGCGCTCCCTGCTCGAGGCGGAGGGCCGCGACGATCTTGCGCTCCGCATCGCCGTCCAGCCCGGCGGCTGCTCGGGGCTGCGCTACCAGCTCTACTTCGACGACCGTGAGCTCGACGGCGACGTCGTCACCGACTACGACGGCGTGAAGGTTGTCACCGACCGCATGAGCTCTCCGTACCTCGGCGGCGCGAGCATCGACTTCATGGACACGATCGAACAGCAGGGGTTCACCATCGACAACCCCAACGCGCAGGGCTCCTGCGCCTGCGGCGACTCGTTCCACTGAGCCACCCGCCGGGCCGCCCGTCGCGGAGCCGGTGCATTCTACGCCACCCCTTCGGAGACAGTGCCGTGGGGGTGGCTTTTTGCGTTATGGTTGCACCCAACAAGTGTGGTCAACGGAAGGGCAACTAGTGAGTGGCAATCCTGCTGCGTCGCGTCGACGGACGGTTCGGGCGGCCTTGGCCCTCGGCGTCCCGCTCGCTCTCGCGAGCCTGACAGCCTGTTCAGCTGAAGAGGGGGCGGTGTTCTTCGGTCTTCCCGAGGCGGCCTCCGAGCAGGCGGAGAACGTCGGCGACCTGTGGCTGGGCGCCTGGGTGGCCTCCCTGGTCATCGGCGGCTTGGTGTGGGGGCTCATCGGCTGGGCCGTCGTGCGGTACCGCAACCGGAATGGCGACGACGCCCCTCCGCGGCAGACCACGTACCACCTCCCGCTGGAACTGCTCTACACCCTCGTGCCGTTCCTCATCATCGGCGTGCTGTTCTTCTACACCGTCAAGACCCAGGACAGCGTCCGGAACTTCGAAGGCGAGCCCGACGTCGAGATCGGCGTCATCGGCCAGAAGTGGTCCTGGACCTTCAACTACATGGAGGAGGGCAACCCCGACGTCGGCACCAACGCCTACACCGTCGGCACCCTCGAGACCATCCCCGAGCTGTACCTGCCTGTCGACAAGACGATCCGCTTCAAGCTGGAGTCCGCCGACGTCATCCACTCGTTCTGGGTGCCGGTGTTCCGCGACAAGCTGGACGTCATCCCCGGTCACACCAACTACCTGACGGTGACCCCCAACAAGGTGGGCACCTACGACGGCAAGTGCGCCGAGCTCTGCGGCGAGTTCCACTCGCTCATGCTCTTCAAGGTGCACGTCGTCTCCGAAGAGGATTACGAGGCGCACGTCAGGGGGCTTGCCGAGGGCGGCAACGCCGGCGAGCGTCAACTGCAGGAGGCCTTGCAGGCCGTCCTGCCCACTGCCGCACCCGAGGAGAACCAGTGAGCAGCGATCTGACCGCGAGCCGCACTCAGCTCGTCGAAACACCCGTCCAGGCTGAGCCCCACCGGCTCGGCGCCACCATGATGAAGTACCTGACGACCACTGACCACAAGGTCATCGGCAACATGTACTTCTTCACTGCGTTCGCGTTCTTCCTGTTCGGTGGTCTGCTGGCGTTGGGCATCCGCGCTGAGCTCGCGAACCCGGGCATGCAGTTCATGAACTACGAGACGTACAACCAGTTCTTCACGATGCACGGCACGATCATGCTGCTGATGTTCGCGACACCGATGTTCGCGGGCTTCGCCAACGCCATCCTGCCGCTGCAGCTCGGCGCGCCCGACGTCGCCTTCCCGCGCATGAACGGCTTCTCGTTCTGGCTGTACGTCCTCGGTTCCCTCATCGCCTGCGCGGGCTTCCTCAGCCCGAACGGCGCCGCAAGCTTCGGCTGGTTCGCATACGCGCCGCTGAGCAACTCGATCCACTCGCCGGGGGTGGGGCACGATCTGTGGATCGTGGGCCTCTACATGCTCGGCCTGTCGTCGATCCTCGGCGCGGTCAACTTCGTCACGACCATCATCACGATGCGTGCGCCCGGTATGACCATGTTCCGCATGCCGATCTTCTCGTGGAACATCCTCGTCACCTCGATGATGGTCCTCCTGGTGTTCCCGGTCCTCGGCGCCGGTCTGCTGGTGTTGGAGTCCGACCGCGTGCTCGGCAGCCACGTCTTCGATCCCGCGTCCGGCGGGCCGATCCTCTGGCAGCACCTCTTCTGGTTCTTCGGGCACCCCGAGGTCTACGTGATCGCCCTGCCGTTCTTCGGCATCATCACCGAGGTCCTGAGCGCCTTCAGCCGCAAGCCCGTCTTCGGCTATTACGGCCTGGTCTTCGCGACGCTGTCCATCGGCGCGCTGTCGGTGTCGGTGTGGGCGCACCACATGTTCGCCACCGGCGCGGTCAACCTGCCGTTCTTCTCGTTCATGACCTTCATGATTGCGGTGCCCACTGGGGTGAAGTTCTTCAACTGGATCGGCACGATGTGGCGAGGGTCGCTGGTGCTCAACACCTCCATGACCTTCGCGATCGGCTTCCTCACCACGTTCCTCTTCGGTGGACTCACCGGCGTCATCCTCGCAGCACCCGCTCTCGACTGGCACGTCACCGACTCGTACTTCGTCGTCGCCCACTTCCACTACGTGCTGTTCGGCACGGTGGTGTTTGCGATGTTCGCCGGCTTCTACTACTGGTGGCCGAAGTTCACCGGACGCATGCTCAACGAGGGCTGGGGCAAGGTCCACTTCTGGACCACGTTCGTCGGCTTCCACACCACGTTCCTCATCCAGCACTGGGCCGGCACGAAGGGCATGCAGCGCCGCATAGCGGACTACGGCGCCTGGGAGGGCTTCACGGTCTTCAACCAGATCTCGACGTTCGGCGCGTTCCTTCTCGGCGTCTCCATGCTCCCCTTCCTGTGGAACGTGTGGATCACCCGTAAGGCACCCAAGGTCACGGTCAACGATCCGTGGGGCTGGGGCCGCTCGCTGGAGTGGGCGACGTCCTGCCCGCCCCCGCGGCACAACTTCGACTCGCTGCCGCGCGTCCGCTCGATCAGCCCGGCGCTCGACGCCGCTCGACCGGAACTCGTCGACGTCGACCATCAGGCCGACCCGGGTGAGCTCCTCGACCACGATGTCAACGAACTGGAAGGCACCCACCGATGAAGTCGGAACGCTGGATCTTTGGATTCCTCGGGATCTACTTCGGGGTCGTGGCGCCCGTCTACTGGCTGATGTCCGGTGAGATCGCCGGCACGCTCGCCCTAGCCTTCTCGGGGCTGCTGGGCGCGCTGATCGCCGGTTATCTGCACATCCAGGCGCGGAACTTCGATCCTCGGCCCGAGGACCGGAAGGACGGCGAGGTCTACGAGGCCGCGGGCGAGCTGGGCTTCTTCGCGCCGAAGAGCATCTGGCCCTTCTGGGCGGCGGTGGTCGTCGCGGTCATCTTCCTCGGCCCCGCGCTGCAGCAGGCGTGGATCACGCTGCTCGGCCTGGGAATGGGGATTTGGGCCACGTCCGGTTGGGTCCTCGAGTTCTACCGGGGCGACTACAAGCACTGACCCGCCTCCAAAACGCGGCAAGCCCGCTCATCCCTCGGGGTGAGCGGGCTTCTTGTTGCCCACCCAACCGGTGTTTGCTCGAGGTCTTCGACCACCACGAGCAGGTTCCACCGGAGGGACACATGAAGAAGTCTGCCAGGGAGATCATGGAAATCTTGGAGGCGTTCGACGCCACGGAGAGTGCGCACTCTGCGGCGCTGTTGGCGGGGGTGGATCCCAAGACGGTGCGTCGCTATGTCGCTGCGCGGGATTCGGGTCGGCCGGTGACGGGTCGGGGGCAGAGGCCCAGGATGCTGGATGGGTTCATGCCCAAGATCGAGGATTGGGTCGAGGTCGGCAAGGGCAAGGTCCGCGCCGATGTGGTCCATGCCCGCTTGGTCGCGAGGGGTTCGCCGGGACGGAGCGCACCACCCGCCGGGCGGTCGCGCAGGTGAAGGCGGCGTGGCGGGCTGGGCACCGACGCTCGTATCGGCCGTGGATCACCGAGCCGGGGTTGTGGTTGCAGTTCGACTGGGGACAGGGCCCCAGAGTTCCCGGTCCGGGCGGGCAGCTGCGCACGACGGTGTTGTTCTGTGCCTGGTTGGCGTGGTCCAGGTTCCGGGTCGTGATCCCGGTCTGGGACCCGACGTTGCCGACGTTGATCGCATGCTTGGACGCGACGCTGCGGCAGCTGGGTGGGGTCTGGTCGTATCTGTTGACCGACAACGCCAAGACCGTCACCGTCGACCATGTCGCCGGTGTCGCGGTCAGGCATCCACAGATCGTGGAAGTCGCCCGCCACTACGGATGTCAGGTCTACACGTGTGTCCCGTTCGACCCGGAGTCGAAGGGCGGCACCGAAGCGACGGTCCGGTTGGCGAAGGCTGACCTGGTCCCCACGGACGCGAACCTGCGTGAGTCGTATGGGTCCTTCGCGGAATTGGAGCAGGCGTGTGTCGAGTTCATGGGCAAGGTCAACGGCCGCAAACATCGCGAGACCGCCAGGATCCCAGCCGATGCTTTGGTCGATGAGCGCCACCGGCTGCACATGCTGCCAGTCGCCCCGCACACGGTCGCGTTGGGTCAGACCCGCACGGTCAACACTGACCAGACGATCCGGTTCGGGTCGGTGCGCTACTCCACCCCGCCTGGGCTTGTCGGGGCTGAGGTGTGGGTCAGGGCAGCTGGGGACGAGCTGGTGGTCGTGGCCGACCTTGATGCCCTCCCAGCGGCGCCGGAATGGGTTGCTGGCCGGCGGGGTCTTGCGGAGGTCTGCAGGCATCGGCTCTCGACGCCCGGCAACCCGATGATCGATCTGGCTCACTACCCGCACCATCCCCAGGACCCCGACGGGTCACCCCGAGTGCCCCAGCCACGGCCACGCAGCCGAGCCGAGTCCCAGTTCCTCCAGTTGGGTCCAGGGGCGGTCTCGTGGCTGGTTGAGGCCGCAGCTGCAGGGACGGTCCGGATCCGGTCGAAGATGGCCGCCGCAGTCGAACTCGCCGCCCTCATCGGCACCGACGCCGTCGATGCCGCCTTGGGTGTCGCTGCCGCGGCGGGCCGGTTCACCGAAGGTGATCTGGCAGCGATCGTCGAACACCAAGCCAGCGGCGCCACCAACGCCGACCTCGTCATCGCTGACGAGTCCCACTCCGCCCAGCCAGGCACCGCAGCCTGGGCCAACTTCACCACTTCGAAGGAACACAGCTCATGAACCCCACCACCATGCACCCGGCGCCGCCGCTGCCAGAGGACCTCACGGGTCTGCTGCGAAGGATGCGGCTGCCCTACCTACGCGCCGCAGCCCCCGAGGTGTTGGCCACCGCGAAAGCCCAACGCTGGGACCCCGCCGAAGTGCTGCGGGTGCTCCTGACCGAGGAGATCCGTGGTCGGGACGAAGCCACCAAGACCATGCGGCGCAAAGCCGCCGGACTACCAGCCGGGAAAACGTTCGACTCCTGGCGGGAACACGATTCTTCCATCCCGGCCCCGACCCAGTCCGCCCTCGCCGGCCTGGAATGGATCAGCCGCGCCGAGAACCTCGCCATCACCGGGCCTTCCGGGACCGGGAAGACCCACTTCGTTGAGGCGCTGGCCCACAACGTCATCGACGCCGGCATGCGGGTGTCCTGGTTCACCCTGGAATCCCTCACCGCCGCCATCACCCGCGCTGGAGCCGACAACTCGGTCAACAAGGTGATCGCCCGCATCACCCGCGCCGAACTGATCGTGGTAGACGACATCGGCATGCTGCCCTCCGGGCAAGCAGCAGCCGAAGCGTTCTACCGCCTGGTCGATGCAACCTACGAACGACGGTCTCTGGCGGTCACCAGCAACCTCCACCCCGCCGGGTTCGACACCATCATGCCGAAAACCCTCGCCACCGCAGCCGTCGACAGGCTCCTCCACCACGCCCACGTCATCGTCACCGAAGGCACCTCTCTACGCCTAACTGAAGCCACCGCCGGACGCGGGGCGGTCCCCTTGCACTGACACCAACACGGGGAGATCAGCTGACCGCAGACAGGGAGATGAGCTGTCCGCCTACAAGGAGATCCCATGACCGCCCACAGGGACTTCCTCGTGTCCCAGACACTGGTGGAGTCGAGCAGGGGGGAGAAGGCGCCTTCGGGGGCCAAGTGGTTGACGGCGATGTCGCCGGCAGGGAGGCTTGAGACTCCTCGGGACGACGTCG containing:
- a CDS encoding DUF3043 domain-containing protein; the protein is MALFRPYERNESAKTDRIQSLTPKGEKAAAKAAAKTAPTAPAAAPEAENPGTRAGIRKKQGATPSRKAAEAARMERLHPTLSPKEQRRADARARSAARMDSWSRIEQSPERQLLRDYVDTRWTVAEFMLPLMILLMALSMISIQAAPQISYYVTLALWPLMIMAIINVAIMWRGFKKLLAERHPGASTKGLLMYMMNRSIMLRRFRQPGPRIKRGDPI
- a CDS encoding PspA/IM30 family protein; protein product: MASIFERIALVFKSKANKTLDKYEDPRETLDYSYQKQLELLQNVRRGVADVATSRKRVELQASKLNSEVERLQSAAQRALESNREDLAREALTRKAGLQTQLDDLQTQHAQLQGEEEKLVRASSRLQAKVDAFRTRKETIKATYSAAEAQTRINEAFTGISEEMSDVGLAIQRAEDKTLQLQARASAVDELLASGALEDPTGTVKDDITRELDMLAADSTVESELAAMKAQLTGGPAARPEIESAPAAQESGDTQGRQA
- the pspAA gene encoding PspA-associated protein PspAA, which encodes MIVRIMGQGQWVLEPEHLLELNELDRALEERVEAGDQEGMIAALERLGEGVRRLGVEVPEDVLAESDLVLPDVDVSVEEVRALLQSTSEYYGLIPDADDELYEGDPESTDL
- a CDS encoding glycerate kinase — its product is MRVVITADAVAGLSPAAASALIARAFSDRGAQVAVVPLGVSGEPLREALEALAPRTDVVRPDDAAALRQVLQSDRSPLVDLTGTAAPELQGLAAALGTDPGVALEDARERWSDRDLVALVPEEEVALPLVGLNGLAATQGRRAGDDLSTVLARDAEAERWASSLGLDPTLPGAGAAGGLGLIVQALGGRMTDPLTYLADVAGLADTMGAADLVVTAAESLDFHAVGGPIVKRAVAMAGAALRPAIAIVGRNFVSARELRLAGFEEAYPLGAAGEEPTPERLSEVAMRVATTWSW
- the coxB gene encoding cytochrome c oxidase subunit II translates to MFFGLPEAASEQAENVGDLWLGAWVASLVIGGLVWGLIGWAVVRYRNRNGDDAPPRQTTYHLPLELLYTLVPFLIIGVLFFYTVKTQDSVRNFEGEPDVEIGVIGQKWSWTFNYMEEGNPDVGTNAYTVGTLETIPELYLPVDKTIRFKLESADVIHSFWVPVFRDKLDVIPGHTNYLTVTPNKVGTYDGKCAELCGEFHSLMLFKVHVVSEEDYEAHVRGLAEGGNAGERQLQEALQAVLPTAAPEENQ
- the ctaD gene encoding cytochrome c oxidase subunit I, which translates into the protein MMKYLTTTDHKVIGNMYFFTAFAFFLFGGLLALGIRAELANPGMQFMNYETYNQFFTMHGTIMLLMFATPMFAGFANAILPLQLGAPDVAFPRMNGFSFWLYVLGSLIACAGFLSPNGAASFGWFAYAPLSNSIHSPGVGHDLWIVGLYMLGLSSILGAVNFVTTIITMRAPGMTMFRMPIFSWNILVTSMMVLLVFPVLGAGLLVLESDRVLGSHVFDPASGGPILWQHLFWFFGHPEVYVIALPFFGIITEVLSAFSRKPVFGYYGLVFATLSIGALSVSVWAHHMFATGAVNLPFFSFMTFMIAVPTGVKFFNWIGTMWRGSLVLNTSMTFAIGFLTTFLFGGLTGVILAAPALDWHVTDSYFVVAHFHYVLFGTVVFAMFAGFYYWWPKFTGRMLNEGWGKVHFWTTFVGFHTTFLIQHWAGTKGMQRRIADYGAWEGFTVFNQISTFGAFLLGVSMLPFLWNVWITRKAPKVTVNDPWGWGRSLEWATSCPPPRHNFDSLPRVRSISPALDAARPELVDVDHQADPGELLDHDVNELEGTHR
- a CDS encoding cytochrome c oxidase subunit 4, which translates into the protein MKSERWIFGFLGIYFGVVAPVYWLMSGEIAGTLALAFSGLLGALIAGYLHIQARNFDPRPEDRKDGEVYEAAGELGFFAPKSIWPFWAAVVVAVIFLGPALQQAWITLLGLGMGIWATSGWVLEFYRGDYKH
- the istB gene encoding IS21-like element helper ATPase IstB codes for the protein MNPTTMHPAPPLPEDLTGLLRRMRLPYLRAAAPEVLATAKAQRWDPAEVLRVLLTEEIRGRDEATKTMRRKAAGLPAGKTFDSWREHDSSIPAPTQSALAGLEWISRAENLAITGPSGTGKTHFVEALAHNVIDAGMRVSWFTLESLTAAITRAGADNSVNKVIARITRAELIVVDDIGMLPSGQAAAEAFYRLVDATYERRSLAVTSNLHPAGFDTIMPKTLATAAVDRLLHHAHVIVTEGTSLRLTEATAGRGAVPLH